From Agrobacterium tumefaciens, a single genomic window includes:
- a CDS encoding HNH endonuclease, producing the protein MTIAVSPQALPALVLNADYRPLSYYPLSLWSWQDAIKAVFLDRVNIIAEYDHAVSSPSFSMRLPSVVSLKTYVQPTRNPAFTRFNVFLRDKFECQYCGSRDDLTFDHVIPRAHGGETTWHNVVAACSPCNLRKGSKLPKQAGMFPYQRPFQPTVQDLHNNGRSFPPNYLHESWMDYLYWDTELQP; encoded by the coding sequence TTGACGATTGCAGTTTCACCACAGGCCCTGCCGGCGCTCGTTTTGAACGCAGACTATAGGCCACTGAGTTATTACCCCTTGTCGTTATGGTCCTGGCAGGACGCGATCAAGGCTGTATTCCTAGACCGTGTGAACATTATTGCCGAGTACGATCACGCGGTCTCGTCCCCCAGCTTTTCTATGCGGCTGCCGAGTGTCGTCAGCCTCAAGACCTATGTGCAACCAACCCGCAACCCTGCATTTACGCGCTTCAACGTTTTCCTGCGTGACAAGTTCGAGTGCCAGTATTGCGGTTCTCGGGATGATCTCACGTTCGATCACGTCATTCCGCGCGCTCATGGCGGCGAAACAACCTGGCACAACGTCGTGGCAGCGTGCTCACCATGCAATCTCAGGAAAGGGAGCAAGCTTCCCAAGCAGGCGGGCATGTTCCCCTATCAGCGGCCTTTCCAGCCGACGGTTCAGGATTTGCACAATAACGGGCGGTCGTTTCCGCCGAATTATTTGCACGAGAGCTGGATGGACTATCTTTACTGGGACACGGAGCTGCAACCCTGA
- a CDS encoding disulfide bond formation protein B: MANATSADNSRTLTALAVTAGMIFTVGSALGFQHIGGYTPCALCLLQRDPYYYAIPIGILAVAASIFRLPAGITRLLLLLIGIAMLIGAGMGAYHAGVEWGFWPGPITCATGAPSITTNAGDLLGNLNAIKAPSCNDAALRVLGLSFAGWNVIASLALSAVAFFGASRKSA; encoded by the coding sequence ATGGCCAATGCAACGTCCGCAGACAACAGCCGCACCCTTACCGCGCTGGCAGTAACAGCAGGAATGATTTTTACCGTTGGTTCCGCACTGGGGTTTCAGCATATCGGAGGCTATACGCCCTGTGCGCTCTGCCTGTTGCAGCGAGACCCTTATTATTACGCTATCCCGATTGGTATTCTTGCAGTCGCGGCCAGCATCTTCAGGCTTCCTGCCGGAATCACGCGTCTACTTCTTCTGCTCATCGGAATCGCGATGCTGATTGGTGCCGGAATGGGTGCCTATCACGCCGGCGTTGAGTGGGGTTTCTGGCCAGGCCCGATCACCTGTGCCACCGGCGCACCCTCAATAACCACAAATGCAGGAGATCTGCTTGGCAATCTCAACGCGATCAAGGCACCGTCCTGCAACGACGCAGCGCTTCGCGTGCTCGGCTTGTCTTTCGCAGGCTGGAACGTCATTGCGAGCCTCGCTCTTTCGGCCGTTGCGTTTTTTGGTGCAAGCCGGAAAAGCGCCTGA
- a CDS encoding GNAT family N-acetyltransferase gives MSSDPKNPDLQDPRIAALVASSAKDRPVADSSKRVGREGREFCIYPGQLGYEMQEELDFLSNRVMEANVFFTGRLLAPAMPRLEDKSVRFALIRDENGARSRMRLLMPFTVEKPGFAIGPSIIRIWANPFGPLGTPLVDTEGAAETLDNLFDALADKEMKLPNVLVLPDIRLDGPFARLVKAIALSRNLPLTTTGTYQRPTLESLQDGETYLQQALAPHHLREMRRQWRQLEKLGAVSYTVSRQAKDIRYRMEEFLALEASGWKGRKRSALVNDRYRAAFAREAITNLAEADAVRIHTIDLNGSAIASIVVFMTAGEAYTWKTAFDESYSKYSPGKLLIQKLTDWHLDDANILRSDSCAVPDHPIMSRFWQERQEMGTLIVGLAQNSDRDVRQVSTHVDMYRSTRNLARSLRQKIMSFGRKGS, from the coding sequence ATGTCCAGCGACCCCAAGAATCCGGACCTTCAGGACCCGCGGATTGCGGCGCTCGTCGCCTCGTCGGCGAAGGATCGTCCTGTTGCCGACAGCAGTAAGCGTGTCGGGCGTGAAGGACGCGAGTTCTGTATCTACCCTGGTCAGCTCGGATATGAGATGCAGGAAGAACTCGATTTCCTGTCGAACCGCGTCATGGAAGCAAATGTCTTCTTTACCGGACGATTGCTCGCGCCAGCCATGCCGCGCCTTGAGGACAAGTCGGTCCGCTTTGCCCTTATTCGCGATGAGAATGGGGCGAGGAGCCGGATGCGGCTTCTGATGCCGTTTACCGTCGAAAAGCCGGGTTTTGCCATCGGGCCTTCGATCATTCGCATCTGGGCAAATCCGTTCGGTCCTTTGGGGACACCGCTCGTCGACACCGAAGGCGCCGCCGAGACCCTCGATAATCTTTTCGATGCGCTTGCTGATAAGGAAATGAAGCTTCCGAACGTTCTGGTTCTGCCCGATATCAGACTGGACGGTCCGTTCGCGCGACTGGTCAAAGCCATTGCCCTTAGCCGCAACCTGCCCCTGACGACAACCGGTACATATCAACGCCCGACCTTGGAGAGCCTGCAAGATGGAGAAACCTACCTCCAGCAAGCACTTGCACCACACCATTTGCGGGAGATGCGCCGACAGTGGCGCCAACTCGAAAAACTGGGGGCCGTGTCCTACACCGTAAGCCGGCAAGCAAAAGACATACGATACCGTATGGAGGAGTTTCTGGCACTCGAGGCAAGCGGCTGGAAAGGTCGCAAGCGCAGTGCGTTGGTGAATGACCGTTACCGCGCCGCATTTGCGCGCGAAGCCATCACCAATCTCGCGGAAGCAGACGCGGTTCGCATCCATACGATTGATCTGAACGGAAGTGCCATTGCCTCGATCGTCGTTTTCATGACCGCAGGTGAGGCTTACACTTGGAAAACTGCTTTCGATGAGTCTTATTCGAAATACTCACCTGGCAAGTTGCTGATCCAGAAGCTGACAGACTGGCATCTGGACGACGCCAACATTTTGCGCAGTGATAGTTGTGCGGTACCCGATCACCCGATCATGAGCCGCTTCTGGCAAGAGCGGCAGGAAATGGGCACGCTGATTGTCGGCCTGGCGCAAAACAGCGACCGCGACGTGCGCCAGGTTTCAACGCACGTAGATATGTACCGCAGCACACGTAATCTCGCCCGAAGCCTTCGCCAGAAAATTATGTCATTCGGCCGTAAGGGCAGTTGA
- a CDS encoding lipopolysaccharide biosynthesis protein: MAILNTVEKALPVGLRTKLAPVLEKLSAIVSGRDDVARAQRMALVAFAVRIVSAGIAFFSQIILARLMGEFEYGIFAFVWVLVILFGNLSCLGFHATVIRFLPGYKLEDANDKIMGLTSTARVFAMLSASTVAVFGLAFLFFFGEWIASYYVIPIFLALFTLPMVALGDVLNGTARANGWAISALSPTYIIRPVLILVFMVTAIALGADKTATTAMLTALAATYVTTLLHFIFMNRRLNRHFHSTSRVVHFRHWLRFAFPMFLIDGIGFLMTNSDVVIVGLYLPPDQVGIYFAAAKTIVLMQFVFFSVQAAAAPRLAALIASDDRRGLASFASQAARWAFWPSLFMGLVVLAAGPFLLSLFGAAFTQGYELMFFLFAGFLAKAAIGPGETLLNMAGKQKLCVFLYILIFSCNIALNMLLIPVYGLAGAAGAAAMAMLIEAVLLHVAIRRTLGIVLFAFNDLRANTDTGKAV, encoded by the coding sequence ATGGCTATCCTGAACACGGTGGAAAAAGCCTTGCCCGTGGGCCTGCGGACAAAACTTGCTCCCGTGCTGGAGAAGCTTTCCGCAATCGTCTCCGGTCGCGATGACGTCGCACGCGCACAGCGGATGGCATTGGTCGCATTTGCGGTTCGTATCGTCAGTGCCGGCATTGCATTCTTTTCCCAGATCATTCTTGCGCGCCTGATGGGCGAGTTCGAATACGGGATCTTTGCTTTTGTCTGGGTTCTCGTCATCCTTTTCGGCAATTTGTCCTGTCTTGGCTTTCACGCGACGGTCATCAGGTTTTTGCCGGGTTACAAACTGGAAGATGCCAATGACAAGATCATGGGCCTCACCTCGACCGCCCGGGTCTTTGCCATGCTTTCAGCCAGCACAGTGGCCGTTTTCGGCTTGGCATTCCTGTTTTTCTTCGGCGAATGGATTGCCAGTTACTATGTCATTCCAATTTTCCTGGCCCTCTTCACATTACCGATGGTAGCACTGGGCGACGTGCTGAACGGAACGGCACGCGCAAATGGCTGGGCCATATCGGCACTCAGCCCCACCTACATAATTCGCCCCGTGCTCATTCTTGTCTTCATGGTTACGGCTATCGCTCTTGGAGCAGACAAAACCGCGACCACAGCGATGCTGACCGCACTGGCGGCAACCTACGTCACCACCCTTCTCCACTTCATTTTCATGAACCGCCGGCTCAACCGCCACTTCCACAGCACATCCCGCGTCGTTCACTTTCGCCACTGGCTGCGCTTCGCCTTCCCGATGTTCCTGATCGATGGAATCGGGTTCCTGATGACGAACTCCGACGTTGTTATCGTCGGCCTCTACCTGCCTCCTGACCAGGTCGGCATCTATTTCGCGGCTGCAAAAACCATCGTGCTGATGCAATTCGTGTTTTTCTCGGTTCAGGCTGCCGCCGCACCCCGTCTGGCTGCTCTCATCGCATCTGATGACCGGCGCGGACTTGCGAGCTTCGCAAGCCAAGCTGCCCGCTGGGCGTTCTGGCCCTCTCTTTTCATGGGGCTGGTGGTCCTTGCCGCAGGTCCGTTTCTGCTGTCGCTATTCGGCGCAGCCTTTACCCAGGGTTACGAACTGATGTTCTTTCTGTTTGCGGGTTTCCTGGCAAAGGCTGCTATCGGACCGGGCGAAACCCTGCTCAATATGGCCGGCAAACAGAAGTTGTGTGTTTTTCTTTATATTCTTATCTTTAGCTGCAACATTGCACTCAACATGTTGCTCATTCCGGTCTATGGTTTGGCTGGGGCCGCGGGTGCCGCTGCAATGGCAATGCTGATTGAAGCTGTGCTATTGCATGTCGCTATTCGCCGCACACTCGGGATCGTGCTTTTTGCCTTCAACGATCTTCGGGCGAATACTGACACGGGGAAGGCGGTTTAA
- a CDS encoding acyltransferase family protein encodes MQAGSAQHEHYWDPLRAGLMLLGVPYHASLLYSDAISWSLKDFQTSPVLTILGIVLTTFRMPTFFLVAGYFSEMAIGKKGSGAWLQSRFLRLGIPFVAAIVVLGPLQLFLLDISEIVKGQASFEQAIGRLPQTLALSSRWIMHLWFLPALLFYSVLLAAILLLGQQRPGLQIKQTCERLKSRHPVFFLSAICMLAIVWELAVYATAFMARDRENDILSFYERASDPYARYLPFFLIGALLNRDKALFHRFRQTGPGTACLTVVAISAAVMLRLQQPYGNSVWQVLASAVAAIAAARLLLDFCCRFFVRPNIILKRLADASFTIYLVHHPLIYAFGTAFIAVNLPPSVEFSVIVVATVGLAYLLHRALRQNDLALLLFNGVRRTQAPTHPSAQNVSQTLR; translated from the coding sequence ATGCAAGCGGGCAGCGCACAGCACGAACACTATTGGGATCCCTTGCGGGCGGGCCTTATGTTGCTCGGTGTGCCCTACCATGCATCTCTGCTCTATAGCGATGCGATCAGCTGGAGCCTCAAGGATTTCCAAACCAGTCCGGTCCTCACCATTCTCGGTATCGTATTGACCACGTTCCGCATGCCGACCTTCTTTTTGGTCGCCGGATATTTCTCAGAAATGGCGATTGGGAAAAAGGGAAGCGGTGCGTGGTTGCAATCCCGATTTTTACGTCTTGGTATTCCGTTCGTTGCAGCCATCGTTGTTCTTGGACCGCTACAACTTTTTCTGCTGGACATTTCCGAGATCGTGAAGGGACAGGCGAGTTTCGAGCAGGCGATCGGCAGGCTACCGCAAACTTTGGCGCTGAGTTCGCGCTGGATCATGCATCTGTGGTTCCTGCCAGCCCTGCTTTTCTATTCAGTGCTTCTCGCGGCTATTTTGCTTCTTGGGCAACAGCGACCGGGTCTTCAAATCAAGCAAACCTGCGAACGGCTGAAAAGCCGACATCCGGTTTTTTTTCTCTCTGCCATCTGCATGCTTGCGATCGTGTGGGAGCTCGCCGTTTACGCAACCGCTTTCATGGCGCGGGACAGGGAAAACGATATCCTGAGCTTTTACGAACGTGCATCAGATCCCTACGCTCGCTATCTCCCGTTTTTCCTCATTGGCGCGCTCCTCAACCGTGACAAGGCGCTGTTTCATAGATTTCGTCAAACTGGACCAGGCACAGCATGTCTCACAGTCGTTGCCATCTCGGCCGCAGTGATGCTACGGCTGCAACAACCCTACGGCAACTCGGTTTGGCAGGTTCTGGCCTCCGCCGTCGCCGCGATTGCGGCAGCGCGGCTTCTCCTGGATTTTTGCTGCCGTTTTTTTGTTCGGCCAAACATCATCCTCAAAAGACTGGCGGATGCGTCCTTCACGATCTATCTCGTCCACCATCCTTTGATTTACGCGTTTGGCACGGCCTTTATCGCTGTTAACCTGCCCCCTAGTGTCGAATTCAGTGTCATCGTCGTCGCAACAGTTGGGCTTGCCTATCTTTTGCATCGGGCGTTGCGCCAGAATGACCTCGCCCTCTTGCTCTTCAACGGGGTCCGCAGGACACAGGCGCCGACACATCCATCGGCGCAAAACGTCTCCCAAACCCTTCGTTAA
- a CDS encoding DMT family transporter — translation MKPGDLAAYIFLALAWGLSFLLLLHVVSVFGWIGAVTLRCLIASLSLVLIARLTGRKLQFSAGWKAFAIVGATTVAGQLIGLSYATPLIGTAMAAILVATIPLFSMLISQLWGLERMTGQGLVGLILGFGGIILLVGFPAVPVTISFVLGCAACIAACFCAAYGSNYASRHLKGTGSWEITIGAFLAGGLMTLPLLFAVPVPVTPSLADYGYLVLLAVMMSSLTYITYFRLVSNIGATKAISVEFVVTIVAVLVGAFVLNEPLTALQLLGAVVITAGCVLVLGLIPGRKLPPAASGA, via the coding sequence ATGAAGCCTGGTGACCTTGCTGCATACATTTTTCTGGCGCTCGCCTGGGGTTTGTCCTTTCTGCTTTTGCTGCACGTCGTCTCGGTTTTCGGGTGGATCGGGGCCGTTACCTTGCGTTGCCTCATCGCAAGCCTTAGCCTCGTGCTGATTGCGCGCCTCACAGGACGAAAGCTGCAGTTTTCTGCAGGGTGGAAAGCCTTTGCGATCGTGGGCGCGACCACTGTGGCAGGCCAACTCATCGGCCTATCATATGCCACTCCGCTGATCGGCACGGCCATGGCAGCCATCCTCGTCGCCACAATTCCTCTTTTCTCCATGCTGATTTCGCAGCTCTGGGGACTGGAACGCATGACCGGACAGGGACTGGTTGGATTGATACTCGGTTTCGGTGGAATAATCCTGCTCGTCGGCTTTCCCGCAGTTCCCGTCACCATCTCGTTTGTTCTTGGATGCGCTGCCTGCATCGCCGCCTGTTTCTGTGCGGCTTACGGCAGCAACTATGCAAGCCGGCACCTCAAGGGAACCGGTTCCTGGGAGATTACCATCGGTGCCTTTCTGGCAGGCGGCTTGATGACCTTGCCGTTGCTGTTTGCCGTGCCGGTTCCCGTTACTCCCAGTCTCGCAGATTACGGCTATCTCGTCCTTCTGGCCGTGATGATGAGTAGCTTGACCTACATCACCTACTTCCGGCTGGTGTCGAACATCGGGGCCACGAAAGCCATCAGCGTGGAGTTCGTGGTGACGATCGTTGCCGTCCTTGTCGGCGCCTTTGTGTTGAACGAACCTCTGACGGCCCTGCAGCTTCTTGGAGCGGTGGTGATTACCGCTGGCTGCGTGCTGGTCCTCGGCCTTATCCCGGGGCGAAAGCTGCCACCCGCCGCATCCGGCGCGTGA
- the secA gene encoding preprotein translocase subunit SecA, whose protein sequence is MVSLGGIARKLFGSANDRRVRSYRSKIAAISELEEATQALSDEALAAKTVEFRQQLADGKSLDDLLIPAFAVTREASRRVLGMRPFDVQLTGGMILHQGAIAEMKTGEGKTLVATLAVYLNALSGKGVHVVTVNDYLAKRDAGIMGRLYGFLGLTTGVIVHGLDDDQRREAYACDITYATNNELGFDYLRDNMKYDRAQMVQRGHNYAIVDEVDSILVDEARTPLIISGPLDDRSDLYNTIDAFIPLLTPEDYEIDEKQRSANFSEDGTEKLENLLRQAGLLKGESLYDIENVAIVHHINNALKAHKLFTRDKDYIVRNDEIVIIDEFTGRMMPGRRYSEGQHQALEAKEKVQIQPENQTLSSVTFQNYFRMYEKLAGMTGTAATEAEEFGNIYGLDVIEVPTNLPIQRIDEDDEVYRTGEEKYKAIITEIIAAHERNQPVLVGTTSIEKSELLANLLRQSGFENFQVLNARYHEQEAYIVSQAGVPGAVTIATNMAGRGTDIQLGGNTDMRLERELEGLEDSAERDAKEQAIRAEIKILKEKALAAGGLYVIATERHESRRIDNQLRGRSGRQGDPGRSKFYLSLQDDLMRIFGSDRMDSMLQKLGLKEGEAIVHPWINKALERAQKKVEARNFETRKNLLKYDDVLNDQRKVIFEQRLELMEADNIGETVADMRHEVIEALVTKHVPENAYAEQWDIAGLKAGVAQFLNLDLPVDEWAKEEGIAEDDILHRITEAADKFAAERAERFGPDIMTYVERSVVLQTIDHLWREHIVNLDHLRSVVGFRGYAQRDPLQEYKAEAFELFQSLLTNLREAVTAQLMRVELVQQEPQQPELPEMTAHHLDPVTGEDELAQESPAFVSAEDRDPNNPATWGRIGRNELCPCGSGKKYKHCHGVYEQA, encoded by the coding sequence ATGGTCAGTCTCGGCGGTATCGCCCGCAAGTTGTTCGGTTCGGCAAACGATCGCCGCGTCCGCTCGTACAGAAGCAAGATCGCCGCTATCAGCGAGCTGGAGGAAGCCACGCAGGCTCTCTCTGACGAAGCTCTCGCGGCAAAGACTGTGGAATTCCGCCAGCAGCTCGCCGATGGCAAGTCTCTTGACGATCTTCTGATCCCGGCCTTTGCAGTTACCCGCGAAGCCTCGCGCCGTGTGCTTGGCATGCGTCCCTTCGACGTTCAGTTGACGGGTGGTATGATCCTGCATCAGGGCGCCATCGCCGAGATGAAGACCGGCGAAGGCAAGACCCTCGTTGCAACGCTCGCAGTCTACCTCAACGCTTTGTCCGGCAAGGGCGTTCACGTCGTTACGGTCAACGACTACCTTGCCAAGCGCGACGCTGGCATCATGGGTCGCCTCTACGGTTTCCTTGGCCTCACGACGGGCGTTATCGTCCATGGCCTCGACGACGACCAGCGCCGTGAAGCCTACGCTTGCGACATCACCTACGCGACAAACAACGAACTCGGTTTCGACTATTTGCGCGACAACATGAAATATGATCGCGCCCAGATGGTGCAGCGCGGCCATAACTACGCGATCGTCGACGAAGTTGACTCCATTCTTGTTGATGAGGCGCGCACACCGCTCATCATCTCCGGTCCCCTGGATGATCGTTCCGACCTTTACAACACCATCGACGCGTTCATTCCGCTGCTGACGCCAGAAGACTATGAGATCGATGAAAAGCAGCGTTCGGCCAACTTCTCCGAGGATGGCACCGAAAAGCTGGAAAACCTGCTCCGACAGGCCGGCCTTTTGAAGGGCGAATCGCTCTACGACATCGAAAACGTCGCGATTGTTCATCACATCAATAACGCGCTGAAGGCTCACAAGCTCTTCACGCGCGACAAGGACTATATCGTCCGCAATGACGAGATCGTCATCATCGACGAATTCACTGGCCGCATGATGCCGGGTCGCCGTTATTCCGAAGGCCAGCACCAGGCGCTGGAAGCCAAGGAAAAGGTTCAGATCCAGCCGGAAAACCAGACGCTTTCCTCGGTCACGTTCCAGAATTACTTCCGCATGTATGAAAAGCTTGCCGGCATGACCGGTACTGCAGCAACGGAAGCTGAAGAATTCGGCAACATCTACGGTCTTGATGTCATCGAAGTTCCGACCAACCTGCCCATCCAGCGTATCGACGAGGATGATGAGGTCTATCGGACAGGCGAAGAAAAATACAAGGCGATCATTACCGAGATCATCGCTGCGCATGAGCGCAACCAGCCGGTTCTCGTCGGCACGACCTCAATCGAAAAATCCGAATTGCTGGCGAATCTGCTGCGCCAGTCCGGCTTTGAGAATTTCCAGGTTCTGAATGCTCGCTATCACGAGCAGGAAGCTTACATCGTATCGCAGGCTGGCGTTCCCGGCGCGGTCACGATCGCGACCAACATGGCTGGCCGTGGTACTGATATTCAGCTCGGCGGCAACACCGACATGCGCCTTGAGCGCGAGCTGGAAGGTCTGGAAGACAGTGCTGAGCGTGACGCCAAGGAACAGGCTATCCGCGCCGAGATCAAGATTCTGAAGGAAAAGGCGCTCGCTGCCGGCGGCCTTTACGTCATCGCGACCGAGCGTCACGAAAGCCGTCGCATCGACAACCAGCTCCGTGGCCGCTCCGGCCGTCAGGGCGACCCCGGCCGTTCGAAGTTCTATCTTTCACTTCAGGACGATCTGATGCGCATCTTCGGCTCGGATCGCATGGATTCGATGCTGCAGAAGCTTGGTCTGAAGGAAGGCGAAGCGATCGTCCATCCTTGGATCAACAAGGCTCTGGAACGCGCGCAGAAGAAGGTCGAAGCACGCAACTTCGAAACCCGTAAGAACCTGCTGAAGTATGACGACGTTCTGAACGATCAGCGCAAGGTAATCTTCGAGCAGCGCCTGGAGTTGATGGAGGCCGACAATATCGGCGAAACCGTCGCCGATATGCGCCATGAAGTTATCGAAGCACTTGTCACGAAGCATGTTCCCGAAAATGCTTACGCTGAACAGTGGGACATTGCAGGCCTCAAGGCTGGCGTCGCACAGTTCCTGAACCTTGATCTGCCGGTGGACGAGTGGGCCAAGGAAGAAGGCATCGCCGAAGACGATATTCTGCATCGTATCACGGAAGCGGCGGACAAGTTTGCAGCCGAACGCGCAGAGCGGTTTGGTCCGGATATCATGACCTACGTAGAGCGCTCCGTCGTTCTCCAGACGATCGATCACCTGTGGCGCGAGCATATCGTGAACCTTGATCACCTGCGCTCTGTCGTCGGTTTCCGTGGTTATGCCCAGCGTGATCCGTTGCAGGAGTATAAGGCCGAAGCATTTGAACTGTTCCAGTCGCTGCTGACGAACCTGCGTGAAGCCGTGACTGCACAGCTCATGCGCGTCGAACTGGTTCAGCAAGAGCCGCAGCAGCCTGAACTTCCGGAAATGACGGCACACCATCTCGATCCTGTCACCGGAGAAGACGAGTTGGCTCAGGAGTCTCCCGCTTTTGTATCGGCAGAAGACCGTGACCCGAACAATCCGGCGACCTGGGGGCGGATTGGACGCAACGAGCTTTGCCCTTGTGGTTCCGGCAAGAAGTACAAGCATTGCCACGGTGTCTACGAGCAGGCCTAA
- a CDS encoding peptidylprolyl isomerase: MSGAGVVSERFNMLRYNKIAAAVIVATLGLQLPVFAQEDAVVAKVGDLEIHQSELDLAMSNLDPQLAQLPDEQKKVAALSGAIDVKLLVKNASAEGLEKTDDFKKRMAFIQDRELHNAYFRKHVVDAVTNEEVKARYDKEVASLPQEEEAHARHILVATEDEAKEVIKQLDSGKDFAEIAKEKSTDSNKDEGGDLGWFGKGRMVPEFEEAAFGLEKGAYTKTPVKTQFGFHVIKLEDKRIAPPPAFEQVEPQVRQLVMRDKYVALIEKAKADQKVEIMDEALKKGYDEASKEQQQPQQ, from the coding sequence ATGTCTGGAGCCGGCGTTGTCTCCGAAAGGTTCAATATGTTGCGCTATAATAAAATTGCGGCTGCGGTGATTGTGGCTACCCTCGGCCTTCAGCTTCCGGTTTTTGCACAGGAAGATGCAGTTGTTGCCAAGGTCGGCGATCTGGAAATTCACCAGTCCGAACTCGATCTCGCCATGAGCAATCTTGATCCTCAACTCGCGCAGCTTCCCGACGAACAGAAGAAGGTCGCCGCCCTTTCCGGCGCGATCGACGTGAAGCTTCTGGTAAAGAATGCCTCTGCCGAAGGGCTGGAAAAGACCGACGATTTCAAGAAGCGTATGGCCTTTATTCAGGACCGCGAGCTGCACAACGCCTACTTCCGTAAGCACGTGGTTGACGCCGTTACCAATGAAGAGGTGAAGGCCCGCTATGACAAGGAAGTCGCTTCTCTCCCACAGGAAGAGGAAGCGCATGCCCGTCACATCCTCGTAGCGACGGAAGACGAAGCCAAGGAAGTTATCAAGCAGCTTGATTCGGGCAAGGATTTCGCCGAAATCGCCAAGGAGAAGTCGACCGATTCCAACAAGGATGAGGGCGGTGATCTCGGCTGGTTCGGAAAAGGCCGCATGGTGCCGGAATTCGAAGAGGCCGCTTTTGGTCTTGAAAAGGGCGCCTACACCAAGACGCCGGTCAAGACCCAGTTTGGCTTCCACGTGATCAAGCTCGAAGACAAGCGCATCGCGCCTCCTCCGGCTTTCGAGCAGGTCGAGCCGCAGGTTCGTCAGCTTGTCATGCGTGACAAATATGTTGCCCTGATCGAAAAGGCGAAAGCCGACCAGAAGGTCGAGATCATGGATGAAGCGCTGAAGAAGGGCTATGACGAAGCCAGCAAAGAACAGCAGCAACCGCAGCAGTAA
- the argJ gene encoding bifunctional glutamate N-acetyltransferase/amino-acid acetyltransferase ArgJ produces MSVAVSPLAPKSYPDMPALRGVRMATAAAGIKYKNRTDVLLMVFDKPAAVAGVFTKSKCPSAPVDFCRANLAGGVARAVVVNSGNANAFTGLKGKAATELTAKSAASAVECSEREVFLASTGVIGEPLDATKFAGVLGDMKASAAANFWQEAAKAIMTTDTYPKVATRTAEIGGVKVTINGIAKGAGMIAPDMATMLSFVVTDADIDAAALQSLLSAGVGPTFNSVTVDSDTSTSDTLMLFATGAAAEDGQLKVVSADDERLGSFRAALNDLLKELALQVVRDGEGARKMVEVTVTGAENDVAAKRIALSIANSPLVKTAVAGEDANWGRVVMAVGKSGEMADRDRLAIWFGHVRVAVNGERDPDYSEAEASAVMKLEDIPVKVDIGLGNGTATVWTCDLTKEYVEINGDYRS; encoded by the coding sequence ATGTCCGTTGCCGTTTCTCCGCTCGCTCCCAAATCCTATCCAGACATGCCGGCCCTGCGTGGCGTCCGCATGGCGACGGCTGCCGCCGGTATCAAGTACAAGAACCGTACCGACGTGCTTCTCATGGTCTTCGACAAGCCGGCTGCAGTGGCAGGCGTGTTCACGAAATCCAAGTGCCCGTCTGCGCCGGTGGATTTTTGCCGTGCAAATCTTGCTGGCGGTGTTGCCCGTGCGGTCGTTGTCAATTCCGGCAATGCCAACGCCTTTACCGGGCTCAAAGGCAAGGCGGCGACCGAACTGACTGCCAAATCTGCTGCCTCGGCAGTTGAATGCTCTGAGCGTGAAGTTTTTCTGGCATCAACCGGCGTGATCGGTGAGCCATTGGATGCGACGAAATTCGCCGGTGTTCTCGGTGATATGAAGGCTTCTGCCGCCGCCAATTTCTGGCAGGAAGCAGCCAAGGCCATCATGACCACGGATACCTACCCGAAGGTCGCGACCCGCACCGCAGAAATCGGTGGTGTAAAAGTCACGATCAACGGTATCGCAAAAGGCGCCGGTATGATCGCGCCTGATATGGCGACGATGCTTTCTTTCGTCGTCACGGATGCGGATATCGATGCGGCTGCGTTGCAGTCTCTTCTGTCAGCGGGAGTTGGACCAACATTCAACTCGGTAACAGTCGATAGCGACACGTCGACATCCGACACCCTGATGCTGTTTGCAACAGGTGCTGCAGCCGAGGATGGCCAACTCAAGGTCGTAAGTGCCGATGACGAGCGTCTTGGTTCGTTCCGGGCGGCGTTGAATGATCTTCTCAAGGAACTTGCGCTTCAGGTCGTTCGCGACGGCGAAGGTGCACGCAAGATGGTAGAGGTGACGGTTACTGGCGCCGAAAACGATGTCGCAGCCAAAAGGATTGCGCTGTCTATTGCCAACTCGCCGCTGGTCAAGACGGCGGTCGCGGGCGAAGACGCCAACTGGGGCCGCGTTGTGATGGCTGTCGGCAAATCAGGCGAAATGGCAGATCGTGACCGTTTGGCAATCTGGTTCGGCCATGTTCGCGTTGCGGTGAACGGGGAGCGCGACCCGGATTATTCTGAAGCTGAAGCAAGCGCGGTGATGAAGCTGGAAGATATTCCGGTGAAGGTGGATATCGGTCTTGGTAACGGCACAGCGACGGTCTGGACCTGTGACCTGACCAAGGAATATGTCGAAATCAACGGCGATTATCGGAGCTGA